In a genomic window of Salvelinus fontinalis isolate EN_2023a chromosome 7, ASM2944872v1, whole genome shotgun sequence:
- the rpl22l1 gene encoding 60S ribosomal protein L22-like 1, producing the protein MAPLKQKKQTVVKRTKRGVSWKFTLDLTHPVEDGILDSANFETFLKERVKVNGKTGNLANVIEIARLKNKINVTSQKQFSKRYLKYLTKKYLKKNNLRDWLRVVASDKETYELRYFQISQEEEESDNDE; encoded by the exons ATGGCACCG CTAAAGCAGAAGAAACAGACTGTGGTCAAGAGGACCAAGAGGGGGGTGTCCTGGAAGTTCACCCTGGACCTGACCCACCCTGTGGAGGACGGAATTCTGGACTCGGCCAACTTC GAAACATTCCTCAAAGAGAGGGTAAAGGTCAATGGCAAGACAGGAAATCTGGCTAATGTAATCGAGATCGCCCGCCTGAAGAACAAGATCAACGTCACGTCACAGAAGCAGTTCTCTAAGAG GTACCTGAAATACCTGACCAAGAAGTACCTGAAGAAGAACAACCTCCGTGATTGGTTGAGAGTCGTGGCGTCAGACAAGGAGACCTACGAGCTGAGATACTTCCAGATCagccaggaagaggaggagtcagACAATGACGAGTAG